Proteins from a genomic interval of Paenibacillus sp. FSL H8-0048:
- a CDS encoding IS1182 family transposase (programmed frameshift) — MLRSNREKQQAYEFVSIEDLVPQDHLLRKVDKYIDFSFIDEKVRPLYCSDNGRPAIDPVVLFKMIFLGYFYGIRSERQLEREVQTNLAYRWFLGLGLTDKVPDHSTISWNRRTRFKDTNIFQDIFDEIVLQAISHRMVGGRVLVSDSTHVKASANKHQYTKQMVLQSTKDYVDELNATVEADRKNHEKKPLKPREEVNEEKEIKVSKTDPDSGYMIRDGKPEGFFYLDHRTVDLKYNLITDVHVTPGNVHDSVPYLSRLDRQRERFGFQVEAIALDSGYLTTPICRGLQNRKIFAVIAHRRFHPKQGLFPKWKFTFDGERELYVCPAGQELKYRTTDRKGYQQYASDPEQCKNCPFLNECTQSKNHRKVVTRHVWEDSKEWVRNNRLSKSGKQLYRKRKETIERSFADAKELHGFRYCRLRGLPNVREQALMTAAVQNMKKMAIQLDRREKQG, encoded by the exons ATGCTGCGTTCCAATCGAGAAAAGCAACAAGCTTACGAATTTGTTTCTATTGAAGATTTGGTTCCTCAAGACCACTTGCTTCGCAAAGTAGATAAATATATTGATTTTTCGTTTATCGATGAGAAGGTTAGACCCCTGTATTGCTCGGATAACGGACGCCCTGCGATTGATCCAGTCGTGCTGTTCAAGATGATTTTCCTGGGGTACTTCTACGGCATTCGTTCCGAACGTCAGTTAGAACGTGAGGTCCAAACGAACTTAGCTTACCGTTGGTTTCTGGGGCTGGGGTTAACCGACAAGGTTCCAGACCACTCTACGATTAGCTGGAATCGGCGAACCCGATTTAAAGATACGAACATTTTTCAGGATATTTTCGATGAGATTGTGCTTCAGGCCATTTCGCACCGGATGGTGGGCGGACGGGTTCTTGTCTCAGACTCTACTCACGTCAAGGCGAGTGCGAACAAACACCAATACACGAAACAAATGGTACTGCAAAGTACCAAGGATTATGTGGACGAGCTCAATGCTACCGTAGAAGCAGACCGGAAAAACCATGAAAAAAAGCCCT TGAAACCTAGAGAGGAAGTGAACGAAGAAAAAGAAATTAAAGTGAGCAAGACGGATCCCGACAGCGGGTATATGATCCGCGACGGTAAGCCGGAAGGCTTCTTTTATCTGGACCACCGGACGGTAGATCTGAAATACAATCTCATTACAGATGTCCATGTCACGCCCGGAAATGTCCATGATTCCGTGCCGTATTTGTCGCGTCTGGACCGTCAGAGGGAACGTTTTGGATTTCAAGTGGAAGCTATTGCGCTAGATTCAGGGTATCTAACAACGCCGATTTGCCGCGGTTTACAGAACCGAAAGATATTTGCCGTTATTGCTCACCGGAGATTCCATCCCAAGCAAGGACTGTTTCCCAAATGGAAGTTTACTTTTGATGGTGAGCGAGAGTTGTACGTCTGTCCAGCCGGCCAAGAATTGAAGTACCGGACGACGGACCGCAAAGGCTACCAGCAGTATGCGTCAGATCCGGAGCAATGTAAAAATTGTCCGTTTTTAAACGAGTGTACGCAGTCCAAGAACCACCGGAAAGTGGTGACCCGGCATGTCTGGGAGGACAGCAAGGAGTGGGTCCGGAACAACCGGCTTAGTAAGTCAGGTAAGCAGTTGTACCGCAAACGAAAAGAAACGATTGAGCGAAGCTTCGCGGATGCTAAAGAGCTCCATGGGTTTCGCTATTGCCGGTTGCGCGGGTTGCCAAATGTCAGGGAACAAGCACTGATGACAGCAGCCGTGCAGAACATGAAGAAGATGGCGATTCAACTGGATCGCCGGGAAAAACAGGGGTAA